The following are encoded in a window of Hymenobacter sp. GOD-10R genomic DNA:
- a CDS encoding heavy metal-binding domain-containing protein, whose translation MNRFLVPLLAAASVFTVASCSSDSSSSNATNTVTTPTGTAPDSTAAHAGGHTYACPMHPEVTSTKPGEKCPKCGMELVHNDQVSNGKSYQMQFEPKPMQLVAGQPVTLTYTPQEIGNEKAPVPLAVVHEKKIHLIIVRKDLSVFDHEHPEFTADGNYKAAFTFPKGGDYVLFQDYTPDGSGHQLGRQVVSVQGPKYTPVKFRQDQMQWSKDGYQATLAFDKELKVGQLLGMKITLSKNGQPVTDLDKYLGALGHVVVISEDTERYLHVHPNDQADKGPVIGFNTNFEKPGLYRVFLQFNHGGQIHTGDFTINVKA comes from the coding sequence ATGAACCGCTTTCTTGTTCCGCTGCTGGCCGCTGCCAGCGTTTTCACCGTTGCCAGCTGCTCCTCGGATTCTTCGAGCAGCAACGCCACCAACACCGTTACCACGCCCACCGGCACCGCGCCCGACAGCACGGCTGCCCACGCCGGGGGCCACACCTACGCCTGCCCCATGCACCCGGAGGTGACCAGCACCAAGCCCGGCGAGAAGTGCCCCAAGTGCGGCATGGAGCTGGTTCACAACGACCAGGTGAGCAACGGCAAGAGCTACCAGATGCAGTTCGAGCCCAAGCCCATGCAGTTGGTGGCCGGCCAGCCCGTTACGCTCACCTACACCCCGCAGGAAATCGGCAACGAGAAAGCGCCGGTGCCGCTGGCGGTGGTGCACGAGAAGAAAATCCACCTCATTATCGTCCGCAAGGACTTGTCGGTGTTCGACCACGAGCACCCCGAGTTCACGGCGGATGGCAACTACAAGGCCGCGTTCACTTTCCCCAAGGGCGGCGACTACGTGCTGTTTCAGGACTACACGCCCGATGGCAGCGGACATCAGCTCGGCCGCCAGGTGGTGAGCGTGCAGGGGCCCAAGTACACGCCCGTCAAGTTCCGCCAGGACCAGATGCAGTGGAGCAAGGATGGCTACCAGGCCACGCTGGCTTTTGACAAGGAGCTGAAAGTAGGCCAGCTGCTGGGCATGAAAATCACGCTGAGCAAAAACGGCCAGCCCGTGACCGACCTCGACAAGTACCTCGGGGCGCTGGGCCACGTCGTGGTCATCAGCGAAGACACCGAGCGCTACCTGCACGTGCACCCCAACGACCAGGCCGACAAGGGCCCTGTCATCGGCTTCAACACCAACTTCGAAAAGCCCGGCCTGTACCGCGTGTTCCTGCAGTTCAACCACGGCGGGCAGATTCACACCGGCGACTTCACCATCAACGTGAAGGCCTAA